A single genomic interval of Prionailurus viverrinus isolate Anna chromosome A2, UM_Priviv_1.0, whole genome shotgun sequence harbors:
- the LOC125161005 gene encoding uncharacterized protein LOC125161005 — MRSQCFLLSCGQSIGHDEQVQKGSSMFLTLGQPGEPERFVLQKWGCLRERPAQKDLKMNEEPWGVLTRLPLRKCCLWDSGGSHCLGHQETTSRRAGCAPETTAEPTRGERSGSWEPELRLELKVVVARTDHRKVSCREVAVASGNRAEKSQGPPEFSNLPRLLSQVMSQPAPVPLTRAGGRPWPPSEQTLSLFRERVAWEGKLQKELKTQCHGQLFYCEHGTF, encoded by the exons ATGAGGTCACAATGCTTCCTTCTGTCCTGTGGGCAGAGCATTGGACATGATGAGCAGGTGCAGAAAGGAAGTTCAATGTTCCTCACATTGGGACAACCTGGGGAACCAGAGAGATTTGTCCTGCAGAAGTGGGGATGCCTCAGGGAGAGACCTGCCCAGAAGGATTTGAAAATGAATGAGGAACCCTGGGGGGTGCTAACAAGGCTTCCACTTAGGAAGTGCTGTCTCTGGGACAGTGGAGGCAGTCACTGCTTAGGGCATCAGGAGACCACTTCCAGAAGGGCAGGCTGTGCACCTGAGACAACAGCTGAACCGACCAGAGGAGAAAGGTCAGGATCCTGGGAGCCCGAGCTCAGGTTGGAGCTGAAGGTGGTGGTAGCCAGGACAGACCACAGAAAAG TTTCCTGCAGGGAAGTGGCAGTGGCCTCAGGAAACCGGGCAGAGAAGAGCCAGGGGCCACCTGAATTCTCAAACCTCCCCAGGCTCCTCTCTCAAGTGATGTCGCAGCCCGCACCTGTTCCTCTCAccagggcaggaggaaggccCTGGCCACCCAGCGAGCAGACACT GTCactatttagagaaagagtggCATGGGAGGGAAAACTGCAGAAGGAACTGAAAACTCAGTGCCATGGACAACTCTTTTATTGTGAACATGGCACCTTCTGA